The Opitutales bacterium DNA segment ACGATTTTTTCTTTCTTAGCTGCCTTCATTGGTTTCGATTTCGTGTATGAAATGACAACCTATTTCAGGACGACACAATCGTGTTCGTGATCGTTGTCGTGTTCGTAATCGAGACTCCACGGGTTACGAATTTTCGTGAATCTTGGAATTGGGGACAGATCTTTTGAACAGCGGGGCTAATGTGGATTTGGGGTTTTCGACAGAGATAGCGACAGCGATCAGGACTTTACACTCGCTGGCAAAAACCAGCTCCTGGGAACGTCGAGCTCCAGCTCGGCATCAATCGCCCGCAAGAAAACGATTCTGGAAGTGTAGCATTCCCGATAGAACCCCCAGTTTTCCGTTTTTAGAAATTGGCGTCTATTCGCGTTTATTCGCGGATCAAAACGAACTCCACGGATTAGCCTGAACCACAGATCGACAACGACAACCGGCGATTAGGACTTTGTAGGCTGCAAGTAGAGATACCCTGACTCATTGCTCCGGAAGCGATAATTCCAAAAAATATTGGGTGCCGTATCTAACACTTCTTGGTACTCTTTGTCGTCGGAGAATGTTGTCCGAGGAAGCCGCCGAGCGTTCACACTCAAATGCACCTCGGGAACTGCAAACGGATAAGGATCGGCCAGATACAAACCGTCCCCTTGGTAGCTGAATCGAATGCTGCCGTTTGCATCGCCCGAGAGTAGCGGCACGGGCTCGATCACAAAGCTTTCCGCGATGCCTTTGGAAAGTAGGAGCCCCAATCGATCCCATACCTGCATGAGGTGGTAGTTTGTCCACAAAACTTTGTTATCTAAGCCTTGGATATTTTCTCCTCCCTCGTCTTCTATTTGGGTTCGGAGAGTGTCTCGAAAAGCTTCGCCATCCGCCAAATAGGTCTTCACTGCTTGTGCTTCTTCAGGAGAACGGGTAGGCCGCACCATTTCTGCATCGGTTCCGTGTCGACCGTTATAAATGCCTGTTCCGTGAAGGCTGAGCATCAGGCCTCCATAGGGTTCGCGCTCAGATAAATAGCGTGCGCCTTCTCGATAGAGTTTCACGTGAGCATCGTAGGGTAGGCTAGCGTAGTCGTAGGGTATGCCCGAATCGGGATCGATCCGTGGGCGATGATCGTGATAAACCCAACACAGGTCATGTTCCGCAGCCATGACGAGCATGGGGCGGCGGGGCAGCGGCAAAGCAACGGCGTCTCCGCCCCAATTCGCCGCGATGATGCCGACCAGTGCGCTGTGCTCAAGCTGAGTCACCGCGTGGAAACCGTCTTTATTTTGAGATGTAATCACGATGTTGCGAAAGCACCTTGCAAACCAAACTAAGTCTGGCGCTCACAGCCTAGGCAGGTAAACCTGGCGAGCTATGAAAAAGGCTGTCGTCTCCGTTTTGCCCTTTGTCGTGCTGCTGCTCGAAGTGTTCTTTGGATTCTTGACTCGGCTGGGAGAGCCCCAGGCAGTGCTCACACTTTTCATGTTAGCCTGGATGATACTGTGGTGGGTATTCGAGATATTGCCTCTGGGTGTGACCGCGCTCATCCCCATGGTGTTTTTACCGCTGATGGGTCTATCGAGTATTCGGGAAGTGGCTCCGCAGTATTCGACATCGATCATCTATCTCTTTCTCGGTGGTTTCATCATCGCGCGGGCTTTGGAGAAGACGGGGCTCAATGAGCGTATTGCGCTGTGTATTCTAAATGTAACCGGTAAATCCGACCGTGGGATCGTGCTCGGATTCGTGGTCGCTACTGCATTTTTGAGTATGTGGATCAGCAACACGGCGACAACGGTCATGATGGTGCCGATCGCTCTGTCGGTTATTGGGTTTCTGGGCAAAAATTTGCCGGAGTCTGACGCGGCTGACTTAAAGCCTATGGCCTTGGCTTTGTTTTTATCCATCGCCTACGCTGCCAACATTGGGGGCATCATGACACCCGTTGGGACTCCGCCTAATGTCGTTTTTATCGGATTTTTAGATGAGCTCTACGATTATACTGTGGATTTTTGGAAGTGGATGGCCGTCATGGTCCCAGTGGCGGTCGCGTTGCTTGCGGTCATGCTGTTTTTCCTGCGCTGGGTATTCCCCTTCTCACTGCCGATTGATGATCGATTTGGGGACTTCATTAAGGGGAGGCTCGCAGGTCGGGGCAAAGTGTCCAAAGAGCAGAAGCTGACGCTGATCATCTTCTCCTTAGTCTGCTCGCTCTGGGTATTTAAAGAAGTGATTCATAGTCTAGTGGGGAACCGGTTTATCAACGACACATCCGTCGCCATTCTCGGCGGCATACTTCTCTTTCTTATTCCCTATGATCGTAGGGAAAACAAACCCGTCTTAGATATAGATGACATCAAGCACCTGCCTTGGAATATCGTGCTGCTCTTCGGCGGGGGTATGGCTCTCGCCGGTTCATTGAGGGATGCCGGTTTGATTCAGGCTGCGACCGATTTCTTTGCGGCCATGGATATCCAGTCAACTTTTCTACTGGTTCTCGCACTGGCTCTCGTAACGCTATTCCTCACTGAGATTATGAGTAACGTGGCGCTCTGTATGGTGGCCTTACCGGTCATCATGCAACTGGGTGTCGCACAAGGCATCCCGCCCATCATGATAGGCTTTCCCGCAGCAATCTGTTCCAGTTTCGCCTTCAGTATGCCCATATCAACTCCGCCCAACGCCATCGTTTTCGGCACCAATCACGTTCAGGTAAAAGATATGCTGAAAGCCGGGATACCCCTCAACTTCATCGGGGTCGCCTTGGTAATGACAGTCGGCTGGTTCCTGGCGAAGGTGTTTTTTGTCTGAGCCATCTGATGATTAAGAGCTGACGGCTCATCGGCTGTGCTTGAACGCAGTGCAGAGGAAGTAATTTTAGACCTCAAATCTCACAGATGGCCACAGATTATTTACTATTGGCTGCAGAGGTCTTCTCGAGGATCTCTCCAGTGTACTTTAAAACGCATAGCGCATGTGTAGCGGTTCCAATATCGAGGCCGAGGGTGTAGGTGTCTTTGTTAGCGTTTTCCATGATGAGAAGGGATCAAGTTCTGCGCCGCCTTCTCATTCATTCTTGTTCACTCCTTGATAGGAAGACCTATCTCTATCATCAACGCCACAGCATCGTGGATTCCTTTGTAGTAGTCTGCTGAAGATTTTAAATGGTGGTTCGGGACCTGGATATCAAACACCTTCTTTCGGAAATTGTTCAGACTCACCAGCTGTATTGCTGCAAAATGTCCCGAAAAATATGCAGACTGTCTCGTGATCAAATCCCTACTTGTCCGAAGTTCGATGCTAGGCTCTATGCTTAAGTTAATATCACTCGAATATAACACATTCTCATTAATCGAGGCATGCAATTTTTTGCCTCGCTCAAATGCGCTCGTGAAATCGCCTATACGCCCGAGTCGTTCATCAGCTCTCATTCCTGATGGATCAACACCAAGCATTACCGACGAGCTATGCTCTAAACCATGGAGATAACCATCCATATAGGCTTTCGGATCGATAGGCTTGACTGAAGTGGATATCCCCAAACAGCAAAACGCAGATATCAACAACAAATAGTGGATTTGGCACATTCTTTTAGTGAACGTAGAGGTGCCCTGATGGCGGCGCTAGCCGACAACGGAGCGACCGGCTAGAAATGGCCTGCCGGTGGTGCAGTTTGAACATCTGGGGTTGAAATGGCATGTCTCCTCTCAAAAGCTATTAGCAGGAACTGTGCGATAAGGATAATCCTTCACCAAATGCTTCCTTGATACTTTCTCTGCGCCTTGAGCTAAGTGGGCGCGAGGTAAAATCTCTTTAAACCACGGATTTCACAGATGTGCACAGATTTATCAGGGTACTTTTTTCTCTTCATCCAAGTGCTGGCTGTAATCAGGGGTTTCAAAGATAATTCTTTCAAGAGGCTGTCATTGATTGAAACAAGGCAGGTGGCTTTTCGATCCGTTACTTGTTGTTTTTACCGAGCCCGAGTCCGGACAAATTCATTTCCATACGCTGGCTATTTTGACTGGTTAACACTCGTTCTGCAAATAGGGTTCCAAGTCTTGCCTAACCTCCTCTTCTAGTAGACCCACTGTAATCTCTATTCCAGCACCTTGATTTCTTGGGTCTGGGTCAATCATGCCAACGTAGACTTCTTTTACTTTTCGTCTCGCAAGTTCTTTCGCGCATAAAGTATTCGATGTCCTCATGTTTCATTTCCCTATCTAACAGTTAATATTATATCAACGCATTGTTCTGATATCTCTGGAGTTTCATTTTGGTTGGGGTAATGAGATGGAAGTGGCTGAAAAATCATGTATTTGGTCGTGTGCTTCGCGTGCGCGGATCGATAGTGTTAAAAAGTTACTTTGGCATACTGGAGCGAGGAAAAAGACGCTGGGTGTAGGTCTTTGGGGGAAGAGTCCGCTTCGATATGGATTGGCCGTGTTGTTACAGTTGAGCTGGGAACTTTCTGTATGAAATTGGTATCGATTTCATCTATCCGCGAATTCACGCTAATCTCTTTCCTGTTCAGGCTAGCGGCGTATTCGTCCGCTCACCCGAAGGCTCAGCGAAAGCCCTGCGTGAGCAGGGATGGCAGTTTTACGACTTCGTCGCCGATACCCAGCACTCATGTGCCATTGGGCTACCGAAGCCGCGATAGTCGATCGGTTTCTCGATGATGTGGATCGCGTGATGGGATAGGCCATGGCCAGCAGTCTGTTAGAGTCAGACCAGTCAATACTAACTCGGTTATCGATGTCGTCGTATCCACGCCAATGGCTCGTGGACAACCCATTACATCAATCAAAGAACACGTAATGCTAACGCTGCTCGCAAACGGTAAGCTAGTGGAAACTGCGCGCTGGGATGGTGAAAAAAGACGCATCGAGGTTTCTGTCTACTCCAACGGTAGACTCTGCCTTCGCCATTGGGAGGCCGAGAGAGAAAGATCGTCCTTCGGAGCCATTTCGACAGGTAGTCTCATCATAATAGATATTGCTGGAAATCAGAGTTTACTTGTCACGAGAATCAAAGAAGACAAAGAAATACCATTTATCTTATAAAAGAGAATGAGTATGAATCGAAGTAGTCAAAAATTATGCCTAATCCATTATGGGGGTTTCTTGTCATCTATCAGATCAATTTTGGCAGTATTCATAGCTGGTCTTTTGCAGACGCCTTTACTTTCAGACGATCTTACTTTCCTGCCGGATGAAACTGTTCGTAGCTGGACAGGGCCCGAACTACGCCCAATGCCATCATTCCCAGAGAATCGAATTCGAGTCCTGCCCGGCGATGACTTGCAGTTTATCCTAGACAATGCGAAACCGCGAGATGTTATTTCATTAGCTCCTGGGATCTATACAGGTCGTTTGATAATAAACCGATCAGGAGAAAGTGATGCACCGATCAGCCTAATATCAGATCCACTGGGAGAGGCTATTATCTCAAATGCAATTGTGATTGAGGAGACCTGGACTCGTGCGGACGAACTATGGCAGTGTGACCTAGATTACACACCGACTTATGTTGAAGTCGATGGAAGATTGTTGCAGCCATTCAATGGGGTCGAGGATCTTCTAGAAGGCCGCCTGCCTAAAAATAATGGCCAATGGCAAGAGCAAGTCCCTCCAGAAGGCTATTGTTACGAAGGGGGTAAATTATATCTGAAATTACTTCTAAACGAATACCCCAAGCAGGTTCGCATTCACAGACCTTACATGGTAGACCCACCTAGCCACGACTTAATTGAATATCACAAAGTTGTCGATAGGAGTTGGGTCAAAGACTATGATAAGTCGATTTTAGATCGCCGTGAAGGTTGTCTCATTCAGGTCAAAGCCCCTCACTGGCGAATCCATGGCATCAAAATGGATTTTGCACCAGAAATCGGAATTTTGGCCACAGAGGAGGCAGACGATTTACAATTGAGTGACCTAATTTTCACCGATACGTTGAAAGGAGTTATTATTAGGGGGGCTGATGATGTATTGGTCGAACACTGTGAATGGCATTTATTCCCTCGTTTCCAATGGGCGCGTTGGGCACAAAGTAAATATGGGAGAGTGTTAGCGGCATGGGGACGAGTTATTGCTGCAAGTTTCATCGAACATCATGGGCTGCGTCACCGTATTATAAACAATCATGCCTATGAGGGCTTTGATCTTATACGACCAAGGCCAAGTAATAGTCGTGATCCGAAGGACATGTCAGAGATCGCTTACAATGTCTTGAGAAGTGCTGCCGACGAATGCATTGAATTCGATTCCAAGCCCACGTTGAATTTAAGAGTCCATCATAACTTTGTTATGGATGCCGTGAGCGCTTTAGCGATATCACCGGTTTTGAAAGGACGGCTTATAATTGATCACAACATTGTATACCAGAGTAGAATGGGACTCAATAATTGTGCTCTGCTTAAGTGGTATATGATTCCAGCCTGGAGAAAATACGAACTACCAACAAGTGGAGTCACAATAGTGCATAATACAATGCTCAATCCGAATAAGGCATTTGTATGGACAGGACAGGATCATTTTTTTGATGATGTACTCATCGACAACAATATATTTAGAGTATGGCAGG contains these protein-coding regions:
- a CDS encoding DASS family sodium-coupled anion symporter — translated: MKKAVVSVLPFVVLLLEVFFGFLTRLGEPQAVLTLFMLAWMILWWVFEILPLGVTALIPMVFLPLMGLSSIREVAPQYSTSIIYLFLGGFIIARALEKTGLNERIALCILNVTGKSDRGIVLGFVVATAFLSMWISNTATTVMMVPIALSVIGFLGKNLPESDAADLKPMALALFLSIAYAANIGGIMTPVGTPPNVVFIGFLDELYDYTVDFWKWMAVMVPVAVALLAVMLFFLRWVFPFSLPIDDRFGDFIKGRLAGRGKVSKEQKLTLIIFSLVCSLWVFKEVIHSLVGNRFINDTSVAILGGILLFLIPYDRRENKPVLDIDDIKHLPWNIVLLFGGGMALAGSLRDAGLIQAATDFFAAMDIQSTFLLVLALALVTLFLTEIMSNVALCMVALPVIMQLGVAQGIPPIMIGFPAAICSSFAFSMPISTPPNAIVFGTNHVQVKDMLKAGIPLNFIGVALVMTVGWFLAKVFFV
- a CDS encoding DUF3891 family protein; this translates as MITSQNKDGFHAVTQLEHSALVGIIAANWGGDAVALPLPRRPMLVMAAEHDLCWVYHDHRPRIDPDSGIPYDYASLPYDAHVKLYREGARYLSEREPYGGLMLSLHGTGIYNGRHGTDAEMVRPTRSPEEAQAVKTYLADGEAFRDTLRTQIEDEGGENIQGLDNKVLWTNYHLMQVWDRLGLLLSKGIAESFVIEPVPLLSGDANGSIRFSYQGDGLYLADPYPFAVPEVHLSVNARRLPRTTFSDDKEYQEVLDTAPNIFWNYRFRSNESGYLYLQPTKS